Proteins encoded together in one Penicillium digitatum chromosome 1, complete sequence window:
- a CDS encoding Riboflavin-specific deaminase, with the protein MDHASNASVSSLEASGSEAGSSQNGAPVQTKDVLGTDQEIERACGTRDAMDEDLPETTTLINLSGALDKQASHGDENTPTQRSATIGDAHSNASTCQGAKATSSLFSNPPNLARIRKVLFECKDPIEISLEEFETYWPFIDNVWVKQRSNASKEGHCTTDYYMCRLRRPTHRTSETRPLPEGKRPRKKRVREGGICNFQIKVVRFEGAYSTVTIARTPGSCNIHSHDLDYIDRVKRNSGLMEYARKESVKGYLPSSIYTKFQEEPDKLGEAGGRFFTVTDVRNISAKWRIQNPEVNLIAHEGYEYQKGHGIVKTQSTDGVNEVSSQKKPSSIPSALPPDTLSFPQFSLDFLHPYLPNHSERRELPHVTLSYASSMDSKISLQPGMQTVLSGPEAKLMTHYLRSRHDAILVGVGTVLADNPGLNCRLEGAGGFGGLGRMWQPRPVIIDPMGRWPIHPECRMLRTAVEGKGKAPWVVLSPGAQINPQTLVMLKGYGGDFLRIVEYNQHWRLRWEAVFRALASEGIKSVMIEGGGTVLSELLNPEYTSFIDSIIVTVAPTYLGRGGVNVSPDSKQDQEGTPNAALNPRDVKWMPLGQNVIMCGKIREETAH; encoded by the coding sequence ATGGACCATGCCTCCAACGCGTCTGTCTCGAGCTTAGAGGCTTCTGGCAGCGAGGCAGGATCCTCACAAAACGGAGCTCCCGTGCAGACGAAAGACGTCTTGGGAACAGACCAAGAGATCGAACGAGCCTGTGGTACACGAGATGCGATGGACGAAGACCTGCCCGAAACCACAACCCTGATCAACCTATCCGGTGCCCTTGATAAACAAGCATCACACGGGGACGAGAATACGCCAACACAGCGCAGTGCGACCATCGGAGATGCTCACAGCAACGCATCAACGTGTCAAGGCGCAAAGGCTACCTCTAGCCTTTTCAGCAATCCGCCGAACCTAGCGCGCATCCGCAAGGTCCTATTCGAGTGCAAGGACCCGATAGAAATCAGTCTTGAAGAGTTTGAAACATACTGGCCTTTTATTGATAATGTATGGGTCAAACAAAGATCTAATGCGAGCAAAGAGGGACATTGCACCACCGATTATTACATGTGCCGTCTACGGCGTCCAACACACCGCACATCTGAAACTCGCCCCTTGCCAGAGGGCAAGCGCCCTCGCAAAAAGCGAGTCCGAGAGGGGGGAATCTGCAATTTTCAAATCAAGGTTGTCCGGTTTGAAGGTGCATACTCGACTGTCACTATCGCGAGAACGCCGGGAAGTTGCAACATCCACTCGCATGACCTTGACTACATTGACCGAGTAAAGCGGAACTCGGGATTAATGGAGTATGCGCGCAAAGAATCTGTGAAGGGATATCTCCCTTCCTCGATCTATACAAAATTCCAAGAAGAACCAGATAAGCTTGGGGAGGCTGGAGGGCGATTCTTCACGGTGACGGACGTCCGCAACATCTCCGCCAAGTGGCGTATACAAAATCCAGAGGTGAATCTGATTGCCCACGAGGGCTATGAATACCAAAAGGGTCATGGTATTGTTAAAACTCAAAGCACTGATGGTGTCAACGAGGTTtcctcccaaaaaaaaccaagcTCGATCCCGTCAGCTTTGCCCCCGGACACACTATCATTCCCCCAATTTTCGCTAGACTTCTTACATCCTTATCTTCCCAATCACTCGGAGCGCCGAGAATTACCCCATGTCACATTGTCATACGCATCGTCAATGGACTCCAAGATCTCTCTTCAACCAGGGATGCAGACGGTATTGTCTGGACCGGAGGCCAAATTGATGACCCATTACCTTCGCTCCCGGCATGATGCCATTCTCGTTGGAGTAGGGACTGTTCTTGCCGATAATCCAGGTCTGAACTGCCGTCTGGAAGGGGCTGGTGGATTTGGAGGCCTGGGGAGAATGTGGCAACCACGGCCAGTGATCATTGACCCTATGGGCCGATGGCCTATTCATCCTGAATGCCGAATGTTACGTACTGCCGTTGAAGGCAAAGGCAAAGCTCCATGGGTTGTGTTATCTCCAGGGGCTCAAATCAACCCCCAGACACTAGTGATGCTCAAAGGCTACGGTGGAGATTTTCTCCGCATTGTAGAATACAATCAACACTGGCGATTACGCTGGGAAGCCGTCTTTCGTGCCTTGGCATCTGAAGGCATTAAAAGTGTCATGATTGAGGGTGGCGGTACGGTTCTGAGTGAATTGTTGAACCCAGAGTATACAAGCTTTATTGATTCGATTATTGTGACGGTTGCTCCCACCTACCTTGGTCGTGGTGGAGTGAATGTCAGCCCTGACTCGAAACAAGATCAAGAGGGTACCCCCAATGCTGCCTTGAATCCACGAGATGTTAAATGGATGCCATTGGGACAAAATGTGATAATGTGCGGCAAGATTCGCGAAGAAACAGCCCATTGA
- a CDS encoding Ran exchange factor Prp20/Pim1, putative, with protein MPPKKNTSKSVEASTETVKRSTRVRTTARQATVTKTEKPLKESTKPAKSAPKPDAKQAAKSTKKSTKSTEKPSKMSSIKSTSATKKRKADEDEEKPREIKRSRVAQPRQPKPKAKVVINEAPKTKLNVFVCGEGSSGELGLGTAKNVIDVKRPRLNKLLSAEEVGVVQVAVGGMHCLALTYDNKIFSWGVNDQGALGRETEWDGGYKDIENDSDSESDDEDSGLNPRESIPTAIPATAFPEGTVFVEVAAADSASFALTDDGLVYGWGTFRSNDGILGFDASSRVQTTPTLISSLKKITHLTCGANHVLALNDQGRVFSWGSGQQNQLGRRIVERNRLNGLQPREFGLPKNIVHIGSGSYHSFAVHTTGNVYSWGLNSFGATALREGAGDDEAAIVHPTLVESLSNRDISQICGGAHHSVAIAGDGECLVWGRLDGFQSGLKIDTLSDDAVIKDERDRPRILIAPTPVPDIKAKVVAAASDHSLAIDAEGRAWSWGFSATYQTGQGTQDDIEVATVIDNTATRGKKLNWAGAGGQFSVFTEPASV; from the exons ATGCCTCCTAAGAAGAACACGTCCAAGTCTGTCGAGGCTTCGACGGAGACGGTTAAGAGAAGTACTCGAGTACGCACCACCGCCAGACAGGCTACTGTGACGAAGACCGAAAAGCCATTGAAAGAATCTACGAAGCCTGCAAAGTCTGCTCCAAAGCCTGATGCGAAGCAGGCCGCGAAGTCCACGAAGAAATCCACAAAGTCCACTGAGAAGCCAAGCAAAATGTCATCTATTAAATCGACCTCTGCTACGAAGAAGCGCAAAgctgatgaggatgaggagaaaCCTCGCGAAATCAAAAGATCCCGTGTCGCGCAACCCCGTCAGCCAAAGCCGAAGGCCAAAGTTGTCATCAATGAGGCCCCAAAGACCAAGCTGAATGTATTTGTCTGTGGTGAAGGTAGCTCTGGTGAGCTGGGTTTGGGCACAGCCAAGAATGTTATCGATGTGAAGCGCCCACGTTTGAACAAGCTTTTGTCTGCTGAAGAGGTCGGAGTCGTCCAGGTTGCTGTCGGCGGAATGCACTGTCTAGCTCTGACCTATGACAACAAAATATTCTCCTGGGGCGTGAACGACCAGGGTGCGCTCGGAAGAGAAACCGAGTGGGACGGCGGTTACAAAGACATTGAAAACGACAGTGATTCCGAGTCAGACGATGAAGACAGCGGATTGAACCCCCGGGAGTCTATTCCTACTGCTATCCCTGCCACCGCTTTCCCCGAAGGCACTGTCTTCGTTGAAGTCGCCGCCGCCGATAGCGCAAGCTTTGCCCTGACCGATGATGGTCTGGTCTATGGCTGGGGCACCTTCAGA AGCAACGATGGAATCCTCGGATTTGACGCGTCTTCTCGCGTTCAAACAACCCCAACTTTGATCTCGTCTCTGAAGAAGATCACACACCTGACTTGTGGAGCCAATCACGTTCTTGCCCTGAACGATCAAGGTCGCGTCTTCTCGTGGGGCTCAGGACAACAGAATCAGCTCGGCCGCCGGATCGTGGAGCGCAACAGGTTGAATGGCCTTCAGCCTCGAGAGTTCGGTCTTCCCAAGAACATTGTCCACATCGGGAGCGGCTCATACCACTCATTTGCTGTTCACACCACTGGCAATGTCTACTCTTGGGGATTGAATAGCTTCGGTGCAACGGCCCTCCGCGAGGGCGCCGGGGACGACGAAGCTGCTATCGTGCATCCTACCCTCGTTGAATCACTTTCTAACAGAGATATTTCCCAAATCTGCGGTGGTGCTCATCACTCAGTTGCTATCGCCGGTGATGGTGAATGCTTGGTTTGGGGTCGTCTCGACGGTTTCCAAAGCGGCCTGAAGATCGATACACTTTCCGATGATGCCGTTATCAAGGATGAGCGTGATCGCCCCCGTATCCTGATCGCACCTACTCCCGTTCCTGACATCAAGGCTAAGGTTGTGGCGGCTGCCTCGGATCATTCTCTCGCCATCGATGCCGAAGGTCGTGCATGGTCATGGGGTTTCTCAGCTACATACCAAACTGGACAAGGTACACAGGATGACATCGAGGTAGCTACTGTTATCGACAACACTGCTACTCGTGGAAAGAAATTGAACTGGGCGGGTGCAGGCGGTCAGTTCTCTGTTTTCACAGAGCCTGCCAGCGTATGA
- a CDS encoding Replication fork protection component Swi3 yields MANANVSDRRSSPTAGDLDDLFDYDIGLDEIIPDENAPNANSAKASGTGDSALGLGLDEEVKVTKKRHPVVKLDEGRLLSQPGIPKLRHTARQRLKFKGKGQEFKDAARLLNFYQLWLDDLFPRAKFADGLAMIEKLGHSKRIQAMRREWIEEEKPRGFNGSGPTREELENRDLLKNPEDLNHNPAAMVQDQEGAADQDLFLPDPNKSARPIISYPELEPEEDDLEDLLREQDEPMTDFTPDMRVSSSRGPNNDNDNYDAEYEAMKELGM; encoded by the exons ATGGCGAACGCGAACGTTTCAGACCGACGAAGCTCACCGACAGCGGGCGATTTGGATGACCTTTTTGATTATGACATTGGTTTGGATGAAATTATTCCAGATGAAAATGCCCCCAATGCCAACAGTGCCAAGGCCTCGGGGACAGGGGACTCTGCTCTCGGTTTGGGTCTTGATGAAGAAGTCAAAGTCACAAAGAAACGACACCCTGTGGTCAAATTAGACGAGGGCCG TTTACTCTCACAACCGGGTATACCCAAACTGCGCCATACTGCCAGACAGAGGCTAAAATTCAAGGGCAAAGGACAAGAG TTCAAGGATGCCGCACGCCTGCTCAACTTTTACCAGCTATGGCTCGATGATCTATTTCCACGCGCAAAATTTGCAGACGGTCTGGCAATGATTGAGAAACTGGGACACTCAAAACGCATCCAGGCTATGCGACGAGAATGGATAGAAGAAGAGAAACCGAGGGGTTTTAATGGCTCTGGACCTACACGAGAAGAGCTCGAAAATCGCGACCTCCTCAAGAATCCTGAAGATCTCAATCATAACCCAGCTGCGATGGTTCAGGACCAGGAAGGGGCTGCCGACCAAGATCTATTTCTTCCAGACCCAAACAAGAGTGCACGACCTATAATCAGCTACCCCGAGCTCGAgcccgaggaagatgatttgGAGGATCTTCTCAGAGAACAAGATGAGCCTATGACTGATTTTACCCCCGATATGCGTGTCTCATCTTCACGGGGACCAAACAATGATAATGACAACTATGACGCTGAATATGAAGCGATGAAGGAGCTTGGGATGTAG
- a CDS encoding NADH-ubiquinone oxidoreductase subunit, putative yields MATDNKAAIVPSKRANTDYPLIDSDPHLKRVFGYARPSDWAVAGGMASAAPISFWIMERASPSHVGRGGFAPVMRLATAVGLLGGLHVLYQRSCQRFYGFTENAREVEMDTREMVDKVKKGEPLYGKSQMSSHLQGMAARNSRYSELFIHVVPWFNFVNHDQHGVDTAKYYQQAEQELEAERTGSS; encoded by the exons ATGGCGACCGATAACAAAGCAGCCATTGTGCCCTCTAAGCGGGCTAACACTGACTACCCG TTGATCGACTCCGACCC GCATTTGAAACGGGTGTTCGGATATGCCCGGCCTTCCGACTGGGCCGTGGCTGGCGGCATGGCCTCCGCTGCTCCTATCTCTTTCTGGATCATGGAGAGAGCAAGCCCATCGCATGTAGGCCGTGGTGGCTTCGCTCCCGTTATGCGACTTGCAACAGCTGTTGGTCTACTTGGCGGTCTTCACGTTCTCTATCAGCGATCTTGCC AGCGCTTTTACGGCTTCACCGAGAATGCTAGAGAAGTCGAAATGGATACTCGTGAAATGGTTGACAAGGTCAAGAAGGGCGAGCCTCTGTACGGTAAATCCCAAATGTCGTCTCACCTACAAGGCATGGCAGCCCGCAACTCGCGGTACTCTGAACTTTTCATCCATGTTGTTCCATGGTTCAACTTTGTCAACCATGACCAG CATGGCGTGGACACTGCCAAATACTACCAGCAGGCCGAGCAGGAATTGGAGGCAGAGCGCACTGGCTCTTCATGA
- a CDS encoding APOBEC/CMP deaminase, zinc-binding encodes MEFKGDSVVAEDSRHGHFMKQALLMGEKALESGETPVGCVLVHDDQIVGSGMNDTNRSMNGTRHAEFMAIADMLQSYPRAALQSTDLYVTVEPCVMCASALKQYRIRSVYFGCANDRFGGTGGVLSLHSDSSIDLSYPVYGGLFREEAIMLLRRFYIQENEKAPNPRPKKNRELNTRFEDGNEAPSTW; translated from the exons ATGGAGTTCAAGGGTGATTCCGTTGTGGCGGAGGATTCGAGACATGGGCATTTCATGAAGCAAGCCTTGTTGATG GGCGAGAAGGCTCTTGAGTCAGGCGAAACTCCCGTTGGTTGTGTTCTGGTGCACGACGATCAAATTGTGGGGTCTGGCATGAACGACACCAACAGATCTATGAAT GGAACGAGACATGCCGAGTTTATGGCGATTGCAGACATGCTTCAAAGCTACCCTAGGGCAGCATTGCAATCTACTGATCTTTATGTTACGGTTGAACCATGTGTGATGTGTGCTTCCGCGCTGAAGCAGTACCGCATCCGCAGTGTATACTTTGGGTGCGCCAATGATCGATTTGGTGGCACTGGAGGTGTTCTCTCATTACACTCCGA CTCCTCAATTGACCTATCATACCCTGTCTACGGAGGGCTGTTCAGGGAAGAAGCAATCATGTTGCTTCGTCGTTTCTATATACAGGAGAACGAAAAAG CTCCTAACCCCAGACCGAAAAAGAATCGAGAGTTGAACACTAGATTTGAAGATGGGAATGAAGCGCCATCAACTTGGTAG